In Pedobacter sp. W3I1, one DNA window encodes the following:
- a CDS encoding IS4 family transposase, with amino-acid sequence MSTSGFFNSKIKKRFDIFFNGSTIDTIARSSGFLQRSAKKISPMDFVMGFVLSCSQMQNTFSQWAFQISQLSGTPVSKQAVFDRLGPSSVAFAKALLEHVLLQGLCYRYRRPSNLFSHFKRVILQDSTTLHLPEKLSEVFRGNFSKGKQKAVARVQTLIDICNMQFLHFSLGSFTDNDQSASQQPLEKISAGELLIRDLGYFVLEVFEKLGGKGAFFLSRLRFGLNMYDCNGKQLHLKDLLKSRSKRDMWLMIGKQKNVKVRMIMIPLPEQLAAQRIRKAKQDRDRRLNHSQDYYRWLEYTVLITNVGEETWTAAQADQAYRVRWQIEIVFKSWKSGFHLQQLLHNGCTNEKRISTNIYLLLMFICLFMQKIFLPVVRYAKGSVSLIKCVKFFVLNMKEVIATGRKQFRDIIDKYCKYEKRNHRINLSQLFSA; translated from the coding sequence ATGTCTACAAGCGGCTTTTTCAACTCTAAAATAAAGAAAAGATTTGATATTTTTTTTAATGGATCAACCATTGATACTATAGCTCGAAGCAGTGGTTTTCTTCAGCGCAGTGCAAAGAAGATTTCTCCGATGGATTTTGTTATGGGCTTTGTGTTAAGCTGTTCTCAAATGCAAAACACATTCAGTCAATGGGCTTTTCAGATTAGCCAGCTTAGCGGAACCCCTGTAAGCAAACAAGCAGTATTTGATCGTTTGGGGCCATCATCTGTAGCTTTTGCCAAAGCACTTCTGGAGCATGTGCTGCTGCAGGGTCTCTGCTACAGATACAGACGTCCGAGCAATCTTTTTAGCCATTTTAAAAGGGTCATCCTACAAGACAGCACCACCCTACATCTCCCCGAGAAACTCTCAGAAGTGTTCAGAGGTAATTTCAGTAAGGGCAAACAAAAGGCAGTAGCCCGTGTACAGACCTTAATCGATATATGCAATATGCAGTTCCTGCATTTCTCATTGGGTTCCTTTACCGATAATGACCAATCGGCCAGTCAGCAGCCCCTTGAAAAGATATCAGCCGGTGAACTGCTTATCAGAGATTTGGGGTATTTTGTACTGGAGGTCTTCGAAAAGCTTGGCGGCAAAGGCGCCTTCTTTCTGAGCAGATTACGTTTTGGCCTGAATATGTACGATTGCAATGGAAAACAACTACACCTGAAAGACTTGCTGAAAAGCAGATCGAAAAGGGATATGTGGCTAATGATAGGCAAACAAAAGAATGTAAAAGTGAGAATGATCATGATTCCCCTGCCAGAGCAGCTTGCAGCACAAAGAATCAGAAAGGCCAAACAGGATAGGGACAGGCGACTGAACCACAGCCAGGACTATTACAGATGGCTGGAGTATACGGTACTGATAACCAATGTAGGAGAAGAAACATGGACAGCTGCCCAGGCCGATCAGGCATACCGGGTACGTTGGCAGATAGAGATTGTATTCAAGTCCTGGAAAAGTGGCTTCCACCTACAGCAGTTGCTACATAATGGTTGTACCAATGAAAAACGGATTAGCACGAATATATACCTCCTGTTGATGTTTATATGCCTGTTTATGCAAAAAATATTCTTGCCAGTTGTCAGATATGCCAAAGGCTCCGTTAGCTTGATCAAATGTGTAAAGTTCTTTGTATTGAACATGAAAGAGGTAATCGCTACAGGTAGAAAACAGTTCAGAGATATTATAGATAAGTACTGTAAATATGAAAAAAGAAACCACAGAATTAATTTAAGCCAACTATTTTCAGCTTAA
- a CDS encoding HAD-IIA family hydrolase, translating into MKQGLLIDMDGVIYSGEELIFGADKFIKNLIDEDIPFAFMTNNSQRTALEVVRKLKGLGIKVEESHVYTSAMATGKFLSDQSPNGTAYVLGEGGLLSSLHDHGITLVNTDPEFVVLGEGRNFTLEMVQRAVDMILAGAKFITTNRDPSPKKPGWNNLGIAATTAMIEEATGRKAFVTGKPSPVMMRSARKFLGLETSETTVIGDTMETDIQGGVQMGYKTILVLSGISSKDTLGHYAFKPDMIASSVDEIKFPLTWWEGK; encoded by the coding sequence ATGAAACAAGGATTATTAATAGATATGGACGGGGTGATTTATAGCGGGGAAGAATTGATATTTGGCGCTGATAAATTCATTAAAAACTTAATTGACGAAGATATTCCTTTTGCATTTATGACCAATAACAGTCAGCGAACTGCTTTAGAGGTGGTGCGAAAATTAAAAGGACTTGGTATAAAAGTAGAAGAAAGCCATGTGTATACCAGCGCAATGGCTACCGGAAAATTTCTATCCGATCAAAGTCCAAATGGCACTGCTTATGTATTGGGAGAAGGTGGTTTATTAAGCAGTTTACACGATCATGGTATTACTTTGGTAAACACCGATCCGGAATTTGTGGTACTGGGAGAAGGTAGAAACTTTACGCTCGAAATGGTTCAGCGTGCTGTTGATATGATTCTTGCGGGCGCTAAATTTATTACCACCAACAGAGATCCATCACCAAAGAAACCAGGCTGGAATAATTTAGGTATCGCCGCAACGACTGCCATGATTGAGGAAGCAACCGGCAGAAAAGCATTTGTTACAGGCAAACCAAGTCCGGTGATGATGCGCTCGGCACGTAAATTTCTGGGATTAGAAACCAGTGAAACTACGGTTATTGGCGATACCATGGAAACTGATATACAAGGAGGCGTTCAGATGGGATATAAAACCATTCTGGTACTTTCAGGCATATCAAGCAAGGATACTCTAGGTCACTATGCTTTTAAACCTGATATGATTGCAAGCTCTGTTGATGAAATTAAGTTTCCATTGACCTGGTGGGAAGGTAAGTAG
- a CDS encoding esterase family protein, translating into MNREYHKWFSQNLQRDMELLVFGHAGRAVILFPTRMARFYDYENWGIIASLSAQIENGELQIFCVDSIDGESFYNDEVFPSVRIDRHLQYEKYLLEEVLSLIYQKNDGDYIETAGCSMGAYHAINLAMKYPWLFKKAVGISGRYDLTDNIGDFRDLLSGFHSEEVYFNMPAQYIANLNDDRLLSAVRNIEIILAVGETDPFLSGNQHLSNLLWEKGIHNQLHTWESNAHRPHYWRKMAPMYI; encoded by the coding sequence ATGAACAGGGAATATCATAAATGGTTCAGCCAGAATCTTCAACGGGATATGGAGCTACTGGTTTTCGGCCATGCCGGAAGAGCAGTAATCCTTTTCCCCACCCGCATGGCCAGGTTTTATGATTACGAAAACTGGGGAATTATAGCTTCGTTAAGTGCCCAAATTGAAAATGGGGAACTTCAAATTTTCTGTGTAGATAGTATAGATGGAGAGAGTTTTTATAACGATGAGGTATTTCCATCGGTACGGATAGACAGGCATTTACAATATGAAAAATATCTCCTCGAAGAAGTATTATCGCTTATTTATCAGAAAAATGATGGCGATTACATAGAAACTGCCGGCTGTAGCATGGGCGCTTACCACGCTATAAACCTGGCCATGAAATACCCCTGGTTATTCAAAAAAGCAGTCGGTATTAGTGGAAGATACGACCTTACGGATAACATCGGTGATTTTAGAGACCTACTGAGTGGGTTTCATAGTGAAGAAGTTTATTTTAATATGCCAGCACAGTATATTGCTAATTTAAATGACGATCGTTTGCTATCAGCAGTTAGAAACATTGAAATTATTCTGGCGGTAGGAGAAACCGATCCATTTCTAAGCGGTAACCAGCATCTTAGCAACCTGTTATGGGAGAAAGGTATACACAATCAGTTACATACCTGGGAGAGCAATGCACACCGCCCCCATTACTGGCGAAAAATGGCGCCTATGTACATTTAA
- a CDS encoding GDSL-type esterase/lipase family protein, with translation MNVLTNQWLMNQYTHTYNINLTYNTFLQEADLFIFNHMYWYEEEVKQLEKAHRLDREHPGVIFYGSSSIRLWNSLEDDFDYMKVTNLGFGGSTLAACVWFFERIMADYRPKALVVYAGDNDLGDGRNPEEIFIFFQQLMVKVNQRFGILPCYFISLKPSLTRWQMADQFRYTNNLIESEIIKLNNHWKFIDVFKKMLNKDGNPNSALYDHDGLHLSEEGYRLWASIIRERLG, from the coding sequence ATGAATGTACTAACGAACCAATGGCTAATGAATCAATACACCCACACCTATAACATAAACTTAACATACAATACATTTCTTCAAGAGGCAGATCTTTTTATCTTTAACCATATGTACTGGTACGAAGAAGAAGTTAAACAATTGGAAAAGGCGCATCGCTTAGACCGGGAGCATCCGGGTGTTATTTTCTATGGCAGTTCATCCATCCGGTTGTGGAATAGTCTCGAAGATGATTTTGATTACATGAAAGTAACTAATTTAGGCTTTGGCGGCTCTACATTAGCCGCATGTGTATGGTTTTTTGAGCGGATTATGGCAGACTACAGGCCGAAGGCACTGGTGGTATATGCAGGCGATAATGACCTTGGTGATGGCAGAAATCCTGAGGAGATATTTATCTTTTTCCAGCAGTTGATGGTTAAAGTTAACCAGCGGTTTGGCATATTGCCCTGTTATTTTATTTCCTTAAAACCCAGTCTTACCCGTTGGCAAATGGCCGACCAGTTTAGATATACCAATAACCTCATCGAAAGCGAAATTATTAAACTCAATAACCATTGGAAATTTATTGATGTGTTTAAGAAAATGCTCAATAAAGATGGCAATCCAAACTCTGCACTTTACGATCACGACGGACTTCACCTAAGTGAAGAAGGTTATCGTTTATGGGCAAGCATTATTAGAGAGAGATTAGGTTAA
- a CDS encoding serine hydrolase has product MRKLFQSIRLKKRGLASQGFYILAIILSFSSSLMAQQLRRIDGTTISTDSLNHYLPLLMEKAHVMGLGIAIFNQNKVVYKNTFGYADGVKKTTLKPTANFYGASLSKCIFTMMVMKLVEQGKLDLDKPLQQYLPKPIYEYKKQTRWHDDYSSLKNDPLYQKITARMCLDHTTGFPNWRWDVADQKLKVMQEPGSRYSYSGEGMVYLQVVIEKMTGKSLEQLADEIVFGPLNMKNSAYTFLPAFEKDYILGHDAKGKAYEKDKDNEARSPSTLETTFDDMTLFVEGLMQKKVINNRTTNEIFSPQIAIHSVEQMGPLSRKDTSANDNISLSYGLGFGLLKSPYGWGAFKEGHGDGFQHYMILFPKQKIGVLIMTNSDNGESIFKELLALSIADKYTPWKWQRYFPYDSGTAKEQ; this is encoded by the coding sequence ATGAGAAAGTTATTCCAATCCATTAGACTTAAAAAGCGCGGTCTTGCTTCACAAGGCTTTTACATTTTAGCAATCATTCTAAGCTTTTCATCCTCATTAATGGCACAACAGCTGAGAAGGATTGATGGAACAACTATTAGTACTGATTCACTAAATCATTACTTACCGCTGTTAATGGAAAAAGCCCACGTTATGGGTTTGGGGATTGCCATTTTCAATCAGAATAAAGTGGTTTATAAAAATACTTTCGGTTATGCCGATGGGGTAAAAAAAACAACGTTAAAGCCAACAGCCAATTTCTACGGAGCTTCTTTGAGCAAGTGCATTTTCACCATGATGGTGATGAAACTGGTTGAACAGGGAAAACTGGATCTGGACAAACCTTTGCAACAATACCTCCCAAAACCAATTTACGAATATAAAAAACAGACGAGGTGGCATGATGATTATAGCAGCCTTAAAAATGACCCATTATATCAAAAAATAACAGCAAGAATGTGTTTGGATCATACAACCGGTTTCCCTAACTGGCGATGGGATGTTGCCGATCAGAAACTGAAGGTAATGCAGGAACCGGGCTCACGTTACAGTTATTCTGGCGAAGGCATGGTGTATTTACAGGTCGTAATCGAAAAAATGACGGGAAAATCTTTGGAGCAGCTGGCTGATGAAATTGTTTTTGGTCCTTTAAACATGAAAAATTCTGCTTATACTTTTCTTCCGGCTTTCGAAAAAGATTATATCTTGGGACACGATGCTAAAGGCAAAGCCTACGAAAAAGACAAAGATAATGAAGCCCGCTCGCCTAGCACACTCGAAACAACTTTTGACGATATGACACTTTTTGTTGAAGGTTTAATGCAGAAAAAAGTGATTAATAACCGAACTACGAACGAAATCTTTAGCCCACAGATTGCTATACACTCGGTAGAACAAATGGGACCATTATCTCGGAAAGATACCAGTGCTAATGATAACATCTCATTGAGTTACGGTTTGGGTTTTGGTTTATTAAAATCGCCTTATGGTTGGGGAGCTTTTAAAGAAGGGCATGGTGATGGTTTTCAACATTATATGATTCTTTTTCCTAAGCAGAAAATTGGTGTATTGATCATGACAAACAGCGATAATGGCGAAAGTATTTTTAAAGAATTATTAGCATTAAGCATAGCAGATAAATATACCCCCTGGAAATGGCAAAGATATTTCCCTTATGATAGTGGAACAGCTAAGGAACAATAA
- a CDS encoding acyl-CoA desaturase yields the protein MKSKAKFPCLSGNTFYTEVRRRVNNDFKENNRSINANVLMWFKACLFLTIFLVLYFSILLLNVHSAILLGLTILLGATCAFIGFNICHDAIHGSFSSSKRTNSFFSFLFNMVGANPYVWNITHNVVHHTYTNIPGHDEDIEVAPGLIRICTADELKPHQRFQQWYAFPLYSLASLSWVFRKDYKKFFQKSVGACQNKHPKVEYFNLFFYKFLYYFIFIGLPILVMEISWWQVAIGFVVLHMAQGLTMGLVFQLAHVVEGTTFPSTNAEGNMEEAWAEHQMRTTANFATQSPISAFFLGGLNRQIEHHLFPKICHVHYGRISAIVKQTALEFGLPYHENTTFLSALRSHYRILKRMGQPEPFN from the coding sequence ATGAAATCAAAAGCAAAATTCCCATGTTTATCGGGGAATACATTTTACACGGAAGTTCGCCGCAGAGTAAACAACGACTTTAAAGAAAACAATAGAAGTATTAACGCCAATGTACTGATGTGGTTTAAAGCCTGTCTTTTCCTTACCATATTTCTGGTACTTTATTTTTCAATACTTCTTTTAAACGTGCATAGTGCCATACTTTTAGGGCTCACCATTTTACTTGGCGCAACTTGTGCATTTATTGGTTTTAATATTTGCCACGATGCCATTCACGGTTCGTTTTCGAGCTCTAAACGCACCAATTCATTTTTTAGTTTTCTTTTTAATATGGTTGGGGCTAATCCATATGTATGGAACATTACGCACAATGTGGTGCATCATACTTATACCAATATTCCAGGTCATGATGAAGATATTGAAGTGGCACCGGGCTTAATACGAATCTGTACAGCGGATGAGTTAAAACCCCATCAACGCTTCCAGCAATGGTATGCCTTTCCTTTATATAGTTTGGCTTCGCTTTCCTGGGTGTTTCGTAAAGATTATAAAAAGTTTTTCCAAAAAAGTGTGGGTGCCTGCCAGAACAAGCATCCGAAGGTTGAATACTTTAACCTCTTTTTCTATAAGTTTCTGTATTACTTTATTTTTATTGGTTTACCCATATTGGTTATGGAAATCTCATGGTGGCAGGTTGCAATCGGTTTCGTAGTGCTTCACATGGCGCAGGGGTTAACCATGGGACTTGTTTTCCAACTGGCTCATGTAGTAGAAGGAACAACTTTCCCTTCAACAAATGCAGAGGGTAATATGGAAGAAGCCTGGGCAGAACACCAGATGCGTACTACAGCTAACTTTGCTACCCAAAGCCCTATTTCGGCTTTCTTTCTTGGTGGATTGAACCGGCAGATAGAACACCACCTTTTCCCTAAAATATGCCATGTTCATTATGGTCGAATCTCGGCAATTGTAAAACAAACCGCGTTAGAATTTGGATTGCCTTATCATGAAAACACCACTTTCTTATCGGCACTTCGCTCCCATTACCGCATCCTAAAAAGAATGGGGCAACCTGAGCCATTTAACTGA
- a CDS encoding heparinase II/III family protein — MKKNQLITIIFTIITLFCSTFAVGQNKEIDSTFKMPPHPRLLINHELEKQILENVKNDRRFKQIHQAILSAADQVLNKPVLERVMIGKRLLDVSREALKRIYYLSYAFRLTHDKKYVARAEKELLAVSDFKDWNPSHFLDVGEMTMALSIGYDWLYQDLPQSTRSIVALAILEKGIQPSTDTKYNNWLNITNNWNQVCNAGISFGAIATFEAHPALSAKLINRAVKSVILPMKQYAPDGAYPEGYGYWEYGTSFNVMFISALEGVFHHDFDLSTQPGFLKTADYLANMTAPSGKPFNYSDSRAVAEFNPALFWFASKLNDPGVLWVTKKQLDEQMPLQNRLLPSAMIWGAKLSLNNIQPKTAQFWIGNGPNPVALMRSSWTDPLATFVGFKGGSPSVSHGHMDVGSFIMESQGVRWAMDFGMQEYESLESKGINLWDSKQNAERWKIFRYNNLAHNTLSIDSTFQHVKGNAAFISSADNGQFMNAVADLSTLYTDKLKKSIRGVALINKKTVLIRDEITVGNADVTLRWSMVTPATVQIIDEHTIELSYKSKKCYLFVDTKGEVKMKTWSTDPVTDYDAKNPGTSIVGFEVRLKADSEQAISVSLDAGKPSQKNFSAKPIASWPKNK; from the coding sequence ATGAAGAAAAATCAGCTTATCACCATTATATTTACGATCATAACCTTGTTTTGCTCAACGTTTGCAGTAGGGCAAAACAAGGAAATTGATTCAACATTTAAGATGCCTCCTCATCCAAGGTTATTAATAAACCATGAGCTTGAAAAGCAGATCTTAGAAAATGTAAAGAACGATAGGAGGTTTAAACAAATTCATCAGGCTATACTATCAGCGGCAGATCAGGTTTTAAATAAACCTGTATTAGAACGGGTCATGATCGGCAAGCGTTTGCTTGATGTATCAAGAGAAGCACTTAAAAGGATTTATTACCTTTCTTATGCTTTTAGGCTTACCCATGATAAAAAGTATGTAGCCAGAGCAGAAAAAGAGTTGCTTGCTGTATCTGACTTTAAAGATTGGAACCCAAGTCATTTTCTTGATGTGGGTGAAATGACAATGGCATTGTCGATCGGTTACGATTGGTTATATCAGGATTTACCGCAATCAACCAGAAGTATAGTCGCTCTTGCCATTCTCGAAAAGGGAATACAGCCCTCAACAGATACCAAGTATAATAACTGGTTAAATATTACCAATAACTGGAATCAGGTATGCAATGCTGGAATCTCATTTGGCGCAATAGCTACTTTTGAAGCGCACCCTGCCTTATCAGCTAAACTAATTAATCGGGCAGTAAAAAGTGTAATCCTGCCCATGAAACAATACGCTCCAGACGGTGCTTATCCGGAAGGTTATGGATACTGGGAATACGGCACTTCTTTTAATGTAATGTTTATCAGTGCTTTGGAAGGTGTTTTTCATCATGATTTTGATTTAAGCACTCAGCCCGGTTTCCTTAAAACCGCTGATTATCTGGCTAATATGACGGCCCCTTCGGGCAAACCTTTTAACTATTCTGATAGCAGGGCGGTTGCTGAATTTAATCCTGCACTTTTTTGGTTTGCATCAAAACTGAACGATCCTGGCGTACTTTGGGTAACTAAAAAACAGCTCGATGAGCAAATGCCATTACAGAATAGGTTACTGCCATCTGCAATGATCTGGGGTGCAAAACTATCGCTTAATAACATTCAGCCTAAAACTGCGCAATTTTGGATCGGAAATGGTCCTAATCCCGTTGCTTTGATGCGGAGTTCATGGACTGATCCGCTGGCTACTTTTGTAGGGTTTAAAGGTGGTTCGCCCTCAGTTAGTCATGGTCATATGGATGTAGGCTCTTTCATCATGGAGTCGCAAGGCGTACGATGGGCAATGGATTTTGGGATGCAGGAATACGAATCTCTCGAATCAAAAGGTATTAATCTCTGGGACAGTAAACAAAATGCAGAGCGTTGGAAAATATTCCGCTATAATAATCTTGCACACAATACCCTATCAATTGATAGTACTTTTCAGCATGTTAAGGGCAATGCTGCTTTCATCAGTAGTGCTGATAATGGTCAGTTTATGAACGCTGTTGCCGATCTGAGTACTCTATATACTGATAAACTAAAGAAATCAATTAGAGGGGTGGCCCTGATCAATAAAAAAACGGTGCTGATCCGTGATGAAATAACCGTAGGAAACGCTGATGTAACACTTCGGTGGTCGATGGTTACGCCTGCTACAGTGCAAATTATTGATGAGCATACCATCGAATTAAGTTACAAAAGCAAAAAATGCTACCTCTTTGTTGATACAAAAGGCGAAGTTAAAATGAAAACCTGGTCAACGGACCCGGTTACAGATTATGACGCTAAAAATCCTGGGACTTCTATTGTAGGATTCGAAGTAAGGCTCAAAGCTGATAGTGAACAGGCCATTTCAGTTTCTCTAGATGCCGGGAAACCATCACAAAAGAACTTTTCTGCTAAACCGATAGCCAGCTGGCCTAAAAATAAGTAA
- the epsC gene encoding serine O-acetyltransferase EpsC: MEDHFFEQIIKNPLEQPNIPSNEVISRWAEKLIQVLFPENSPKVFSTIIEVKEYIAVLELELYDIISASCKLKNSECKNAAGQFFEKLPALYRVLNTDIVAIYEGDPAAQSRFEVIRTYPGFYAICFYRIAHMLYNFGIPLVPRILTEYAHSKTGIDIHPAASIGEYFHIDHGTGIVIGETSTIGRYVKLYQGVTLGALSVKKTLAGSKRHPTVEDRVVIYSGATILGGETIIGHDSIIGGNVWLTESIPAFSTAYHSPIITIRNHKETN, translated from the coding sequence ATGGAAGACCATTTTTTTGAACAAATTATTAAGAACCCTCTTGAACAACCAAATATACCATCCAATGAAGTGATATCCCGTTGGGCAGAAAAGCTAATTCAAGTACTTTTTCCAGAAAACTCCCCAAAAGTATTTTCAACGATTATAGAAGTAAAGGAATATATTGCTGTTTTGGAGCTGGAGCTTTATGATATTATATCGGCCAGCTGTAAGCTTAAAAATAGTGAATGTAAAAATGCAGCCGGTCAGTTTTTTGAAAAACTACCAGCGCTTTACCGTGTATTGAACACCGATATAGTAGCGATTTATGAAGGTGATCCGGCTGCACAAAGCAGGTTTGAGGTAATTAGAACCTACCCGGGTTTTTATGCCATCTGTTTCTACAGGATTGCCCATATGCTTTATAATTTCGGTATACCGCTGGTTCCGAGGATACTTACCGAATATGCGCATTCTAAAACAGGTATCGATATCCATCCTGCAGCCAGTATTGGCGAGTACTTCCATATTGATCATGGAACCGGGATTGTTATTGGCGAAACCAGTACAATAGGCCGTTATGTGAAACTTTATCAAGGCGTAACACTTGGTGCTTTGAGTGTTAAAAAAACATTGGCGGGCAGCAAACGCCATCCAACGGTAGAGGATAGGGTGGTAATTTATTCTGGGGCAACCATATTGGGTGGCGAAACCATCATCGGGCACGATAGTATCATCGGGGGAAATGTATGGCTTACTGAAAGCATCCCAGCTTTTTCTACGGCTTATCATTCTCCAATAATTACCATTAGAAACCATAAAGAAACCAATTAA
- the cysM gene encoding cysteine synthase CysM produces MAGIIDLIGNTPMAELQKLNINPAVRIFAKLEGNNPGGSVKDRASLNMIRSAIERGDITPGTKLVEATSGNTGIALAMIASLYNLEIELVMPANSTRERKVTMEAFGAKVTLLESIEECRDYAEEKGVSKGYFLLNQFANPDNYLAHYKTTGPEIWRDTEGEITHFVSSMGTTGTIMGCSRFFKEKNNDIQIVGCQPTEGSSIPGIRRWPEEYLPKIFDPLRVDRVMDIAQEEATLMSRRMAKEEGLFVGMSSGGACAAALKLAGELDKGTIVFIACDRGDRYLSSDLFG; encoded by the coding sequence ATGGCAGGAATAATCGATCTGATCGGAAATACGCCAATGGCTGAACTTCAAAAGCTGAATATTAACCCAGCGGTAAGGATATTTGCCAAATTAGAGGGAAACAATCCAGGCGGTAGTGTTAAAGACCGTGCGTCGCTCAATATGATCAGAAGTGCGATAGAACGTGGTGATATCACTCCCGGAACTAAACTGGTGGAGGCCACAAGCGGTAATACCGGAATTGCGTTGGCCATGATTGCAAGTTTATATAACTTAGAAATTGAACTGGTGATGCCAGCCAATTCTACACGCGAACGTAAGGTAACTATGGAAGCCTTTGGTGCCAAGGTAACCCTGTTAGAAAGTATAGAAGAATGCAGGGATTATGCGGAAGAGAAAGGCGTTTCAAAAGGGTATTTTTTATTAAATCAATTTGCAAATCCAGATAATTACCTGGCCCATTATAAAACAACCGGACCAGAAATATGGAGAGATACTGAAGGAGAGATTACGCACTTTGTAAGCTCCATGGGAACAACGGGAACCATTATGGGCTGTTCGAGATTTTTTAAAGAAAAAAATAATGATATTCAGATTGTAGGCTGTCAACCCACTGAAGGTTCTTCTATTCCGGGAATCAGGCGTTGGCCAGAAGAATATTTGCCCAAAATATTCGATCCGCTAAGGGTAGATCGGGTAATGGATATTGCACAGGAAGAAGCAACCTTAATGTCGAGAAGAATGGCTAAAGAAGAAGGTTTATTTGTGGGCATGAGTTCGGGCGGTGCTTGTGCGGCTGCTTTGAAGCTTGCTGGTGAACTGGATAAAGGAACCATTGTTTTTATCGCTTGCGATCGGGGAGACCGTTACCTCAGCAGCGATCTTTTTGGCTAA